The following is a genomic window from Parasegetibacter sp. NRK P23.
TTAAATCTTAATACAGATAGATTTAATCAAAACCAAACGCAATCTGATGCGCTATTACTGCACACTTATCCTATTATGCCTTACACTTATTGTAAGCGCCCAAAAGCAAATTTATATTCCCCATGTATTTACTACCGATCCCGCGCTCAGTACCTGGTCGTACAGCCGTTCGGCGCAATCGGAGAACTTTGTATGTTTCTGGGGACCGGTAGTGGGGGAGCACCCCGAAACTTATGCCGACCCTAACCTCCGTTTTACGCCCGCGCAAGTACTGGATACGCTGGAGAAAGTGTATGAGAAATTCGTGCACGAAATCAAATTCTGCAACGACGATACTTCCACCAATCTCGGCAAGTACAAAATTATTATCGTCATGAACGATACCTGGCCGCCGGGCGGTCCTACCGGATGGGCTTTCGGCAGCAGCTACGATGATGTGATCGGCGCCATGTGGGTGCATCCCAACGCTACGCGCGACGGCGCTGTGCTGAGCCATGAACTGACGCATTCCCTGCAGGGCCAGAACAATATCGACCGCAACCGGGTCGGCGGTTTCAGGAACCCGTCTACGGGCGCTATCTGGGAAACGCACGCCAACTTCATGCGCCTGCAGATGTACCCCCAGTTCGCCAAAGAAGATGCGTCACGCTGGATGGCCACGCGCAGCTTCCAGTTCTCTTCTACCCGACACCATTATTGTGCGTTTAACCTGCTGCTGACGATACAGGAACTGGACAGCCTTGGAATGGTGAACCGGCTCTGGTATGAATCGGCAGCCGACGAACATCCGCTGATGACGTACCGCAGACTGAAAGGATGGACCCAAACTCAGTTGAATGATTTTATATGGCAATACGCCAAAAGGGATGTGATCGCCGATTATAAGGTGCTGGGCACCGGCGACATCATCCGTGCGGAACGCCGCCGCCTCCAGGATGCGGAACCACATAACCTCTGGCGGCAATACACTGTACTGAAGCGCGTGAACGACTCAACGCCACGCTATGTGGTGCAGGATTATGAGGCGCCGCAGGATTACGGTTACAACATCATCCCCTTACATCCTACTTGCGCGAACAGGATGGTGAAACTGAAGTTCAAAGGACACGCGGAAGCTGCCGGCGCGGGCTGGCGGTATGGTTTCGTGGCCGTAAAAGCCGATGGCAAAACCGCCCGGTACAGCGCTTCTTATTCCGCGCCGGAGGCCGAAGTAAGTTTCGCCATGCAGGAAGATGAAACAGCGCTTTACCTTGTGGTGGCGGGAGCGCCATCTTCGCATACTACCTACGTGTGGGAAGCCGGTTTTCCAAAAATAAAAAGGTTCCCTTACGAAATAAGTGTAGCCAATGCAGTGCCGGAGGGCCACCAGTCCGGATACCGGGATGAATTCAGGTCTGCGGGGCATATCCATGCCAATGGCGGAGGATGGGTGAGCAACAGCGCAACGGTAGACGCCTCCGTATTCGTAGGACCACAAGCCCTGGTACGGGGCACATCGCGCCTTACGGGCAATGTACGCGTGGAAGGAACAGCCTGGGTGGAAAACGCGGTGTTGACCGATAATGTGGTGGTAAGCGGTAATGGCCGAATCTTCAGTGGTAGTTTCAGCGGTAACGTGCAGGTAACTGATAACGCTGTCCTCAACTATTGCAATGCGTCCGGTAGAGTGGTCGTAAAGCAGAATGCCCTGTTGTGGGGCGCTACCCTGGGTAATGGCGTAGTGGTGGGAGGCGATGCGGAAATAGGAAATTGCAATACTACCGGCGTATACCTTCAAACACCTGATTTTAACAATGGCCGCACGGCATGCGATGGTAAGGGCGCAACGGACCTGTCTAATATAGACATCAACCCGGCTTATACTTTGTTCTCCAATGAAGCTATGGCCATCAGCGAGGTACCGCCCTGCATTCCCGCGGCATTTGTACAGAATCTTGCCCTGAGCGCCACACCTTCCACTTCGTATGTGTCTCCCTGGGAGTCGCTGGCGGCGGTCAAAGATGGTTATACACCCGCGGGTTCCGGCGATCGCGGACATGGCGTTTACGGCAACTGGAACAACCCCAATTCTTTCCAGTGGGTGCAGTACGAGTGGCCGCAAGCCCATCTGATTAATAAAATGGATGTTTACTGGTTCGACGACAACAACGGTGTGCGCACCCCCGATACGGCTTACGCGGAATACTGGAAAGACGGCGCCTGGGTTGCGCTCGGCAGTGTGCCGGTGCAACGCAATGTTTTCAATACGGTGTTGCCGGGCAACATCAGCACCGATAAAATTCGTTTGTCCATGCGCAGCAATACGCAGTCCACCGGTATCATTGAATGGCGGGTTTGGGGCGCTGATTCCGTTCTGCCCGCGCCGGGCTACCAACTGATGTCTTTTGCAGGTACCCGCACGGATGGCGCGAACCAACTGCAATGGGAAACGATAGCAGATGATTCCGTAACACAATATGAGCTGGAGTATGGCACCGACAGCATTCATTTCATGAAAGTGGGCACCGTTTCAAAAAATGGCGCGCAGAGTTACCAGGTGGTACATGCCAGCAACAGCGGCAACAGTTATTACAGGCTGCGCCAGGTGTTCAGCTCCGGCACCAGTGTTTACAGCGCCGTTGTAAAAATTAGCACAGTGGTGGAGAACCTCGCCATGCAGGCTATACCTTCCACCTCCTATGTATCTCCATGGGAATCGCTGGCCGCGGTAAACGATGGGTTCACGCCCCTGCGCTCCAACGATAAAGCCCACGGCGCTTACGGTAACTGGTACAATCCCGCATCGCTGCAATGGGTGGCGTATGAATGGCCGGCCAATTGTGTGATGGATAAAGCTGAGATTTACTGGTTCGACGACGGCGGCGGTGTGCGCACACCCACAACGGCCTACCTCGAATATTGGAACGATACGGCATGGGTTCACGTGGCAGATGTACCGCTGGTAAAGGATACGTTCAATACGGTGCCACTACATGGCCTCAATGCCAGCCGCCTCCGGGTGGTGATGAAGAACGAACTGGAATCTACCGGTATACTGGAGTTCAGGGTATGGGGCTATTTTTCAATACCGGTAGCCGACAGGCTTGCCATATTGCACAAAGATCCCGCTTACGACAAGTCGGTAGACAATACCATCCACAACCACCTGCAAATAGAAAATAAAACAGGAGAAGCCATACCTTATAAGGAACTCAGCATCCGCTACTGGCTCACGGCCGAAGAATTCGCCGCGATGACGCAGCTCTATACCGACTATGCGCAGATCGGAACAAATAAGGTGAAAATGAGCTACCGGAAACTGTCTGCGCCGCGCGAAGGCGCTTACGGTTACCTCGAATACCGTTTCGACAGCACCGCAGGCTTCCTATCGGCCAATGGCAATTCCGGACCCATTCAAACCTGGGCCGCCAAAAGCAACTGGACCAATTTCGAGAAGACCAACGATTATTCCTACGCGCCCGCGGCCAACTACACGGTCAACAACCGCATAACGGTGTACCAGAACGAAGTGCTGGTGGGCGGAACAGAGCCATCGGAAATACCGCTGGTGAATAGTCTGAAAGCATACAGCCGCAATGCGGGCAATGCTGCCAATACGATCGCCACCTTCGTAAAACTGAATAATGAAGGCAATGTGCCGGTAAGTTACCAGGATATCACGCTTCGCTACTGGTTTACCGCGGATGGCGGCAGTACCGTGAATTATTACCTCGACCACGCCGCTATGGGCAATGCGTATGTGAAGGGGAAAATCGTAAAAACGGCGATACCATTAAATGGCGCGGATACTTACCTGGAGTTGTCCTTCACCGCGCCGGATAGTTTGTACCCCGCCAGTACAACGGGAAATATCCAGCAGCGCATGGCCAAAAGCAACTGGAGCGCTTTCAACCAGGTCAACGACCACTCTTTCCGACCGGAAGATATTTTCGGTGAGAACGTGCACCTTACCGTCTATCTGAAGGGGCAACTGGTATATGGTACGGAGCCTGCCGCATTGCCTGCCGGTATCATCACTGCAAACAAAACCGTTACGGCTCCGGAAGACAAGGGCCTTTCAGTACAACTCATGCAAAACCCTGTGCCAGGCAACGAAGTAGGGGTGCAGGTGAGTGGGGCCGCCGGCCGCAGACTGGATATCGTACTCACGGATGCAGCGGGAAGAATCCTGGGGGTAAGGAAAATTCAGGCGGCCGCGGTGTTTGAGAAACAGCGGTTGTTGCTGCCCGGCCAGGCTGCAGGAATTTATTTCATCAAAGTGATGATGGGGAATGAAACCCGTACTTTACAAGTGATCCGCCTGTAACAGTGATCCTTATCCGGGATTTCCCGATAGCAAAAAAGGTACTACCGTATTCGCCGGTAGTACCTTTTTTATTGCTGCTCTATTGTTTCATCAAAGGCTGGGCAGATCAGCGGATGAACACTTTTCAGCTTCCGTTGTGTCACTCACTGCATCTTCCGGAGCGCTGCTCATCTTTTGGACTTTCAACGCAAAGGCTGCACACCTTCATGTGTAGGTACCACCTTTTGAATGCTGCCGTCTTCATTGAACAGCATTTTATCGATGCATACTTCCCGGTTAAAACCTGCCGCGCCACCCATATGGATGCCGTTGGGGTAATTGAACCTGTGGTAAACGATGTACCACTCATCTTTACCAGGGATTTGCAGCACCGAATTGTGTCCCGTGCCAAATATGCCCTTCTCTTTGTCCTGGATCAGGATCAGGTTGTCTTTGGAAAAGCTGATTTTCCCCAGCGGGGAATCGGAGGTGCCGTAGCGCACCTGGTAGTCGGCGTCCCTGGTATCGTTTTGTGACCACAGGAAATAGTACTTACCCTTCCTGTAAAATACATAGGCGCCTTCCCTGAAATCGTTGGTAGGCGTCATAATGCGAAGGGTGCTTTTGTTAATGCTGGTCATGTCATCGTTGAGTTCCGCGCCGGCCATGTAGCCATTGCCCCAGTACAGGTAGCTCTTCCCGGAAACGGGGTCTGTAAATACATCGGGGTCTATCTCCTGACCGCCACTAATGCCTTCCGGATGCCCGGCGATGAGGGGCGTACCAAGGTCTTTGAACGGACCTGTAGGATTGTCGGCTACGGCCACGCCAATTTTCTGCGCGGCGGTGAAATAGTAAAAGTATTTGTAAACGCCGTTGATCTTTTTCTCTACAATGCAGGGCGCCCATGCGTTCCTGTTGGCCCACTGCACATCGCTTCCCAACTGGATGATCTTACCGCTGTCTGTCCAGTTCACCAGGTCGGGGGAAGAAAATACTTTGAAGTAGGTGCCGGACCATCCGTCGAAGCCGTCACTGGTCGGGTAAATATAATACCGGCCTGTTTTTTCTGAATAAAGTACTTCGGGGTCGGCATAAAATCCGCGGAGCACCGGGTTATGGGAAAATTTCAGTGAAGCCTGGTAGGTTGTTTTTTTACCGCCGGTGGTAACGGTGACCGGTGTTTTTGCCGTGGTGAAATTCAGCGTGGCGGGCTGAACGGAAGTACCGGGCAGTGGCGCGAACTTCAGCGAGATGTTGCGTTTGTCGGCATTGGGCATCGCGGTAAACTGAACGGTTTTAGCCGCGGTATCAATTACTGTATTGATGGGCTTGATAGAAGGGGAACTGGCCGACTTCAGCAATGCCAGCGGGGAGTACCATTTTGCCGTGAGGGCCTGGGCCTCCTTTTCCGTGATCGGCATCACCGTGCCATGTCTGGGGTGGAAATCCATGGAGATGTTCTGGTCCACCACCTTGAAATTTTCAAGGTCGCTGGTATGCGTGAACTGGTATTTACCGCTGGTGTACATATCGTACATCATGATGTACCCGCTGCCATCGTTCAGTTTGAAGATGCCTGATCCTTCCACGGCCTCTTTGGTTTGTTGCAGGTAGCGGTCCTGTTGTACATAGCCGCCCGTTAATTTTTTGGATACCGCCTTTTTAATGCCGTTGCCATCTCCTTCAGTTTTATAAAAGAGGTGAAACACGCCGTCTTTTTCAATGATGTCGGCATCTATGCAGGACTTGTTACCGGGGCTCACGAACAATTCCTTTGGCGCTTCTTCAAAGCCAGTGAAGTCTTTGTTCGCATAGGCATAGTAAATTTTATCTGTTCCACCTTTGTACTTCATCGACCAGTACACCATATATTTTTTTGCCTGTGCATCATAAATGGTTTGTGGTGCCCAAACCCGCTCCAGGTCTTCCTGGCCGGGATAGGTTTGTTGAATGTCTATCGCTTTCGAGGTCCAGTTGATGAGGTCGTTCGATCTCAGCAATACCATTCCCCGGTTCGAGCTCCAGCCGTTGGCGCTCACCATATCGGTTACCACCATGTAGAAAGTTTTGCCGTCGGCGCCCCGTAAAATATGGGGATCGCGTACACCACCGGTTTTGCTGATTTCTTCCGACCGGATCAGGGGCATATTGTTGTTCAGCGCATGATAGGTATACCCGTCTTTGCTCAGTGCAAAGCAAATGGCTTCATCTCTTTTCGCGTTGCCTTTAAAATAAGTGAAAAGGTAAGCCTGGTATTTCTTGTCATTGGCCGACTGCTTCTTTTTTGAAGTTTGCGCCAGCGCGGAAAATGTGGTGAGCAAGGTAGCAGACAAAAAAAATGGAATGAGGCGTCGTCTCATTGTACTGTGTTGTTTTATGGTTGAAAACATTAGAATGTAAAAGTATTAACGGCTTGTAAGGCTCACGTTGTTGAGCTTCTTGTATTCACCGGGTGTAACCTTTGTAATCTTTTTGAAGATTCTGCAAAAGTAAGGAGTATTTTCAAATCCGGTTTCTTCTGCGATACTATTATAAGAAAGATCGGTGGTGGCTATCAGGTATTGCGCGCGTTGTATTCTTTTGTTGTGAATATAATTGAGCGGCCTTTCTCCCGTGAATTGTAAGAACAACCTGGAGAAGTAGTCGTGGTGAAGGTTTACTTCCTTTGCGATGGTGTGCACCGTAAGGTTTTCTTTCAGGTTAACATGAATATAACTGATGGCCTCCAGTATTTTGGAGGGCGAGGAAGCAACATTGCTGGCCGCGAATTCATTTGAATGCATGAACCTCGAAATCAGTTGCAGCAGGATGCCCTGACTTTCGAGGTAAACCGCGTCGCTTACTTTTTCATTGAGTTCCTCATAGTGTGTGTAATAGTCTTTTTTTTCGTAGGCCCTTGGGTTATCGGATCGGTTAATGCCCCTGCCCGGATTGCTTTTCAGCAATTGCCGGATGTTTTGTACGTCAACATCTCTCGCGGGAATTTTAAATACTTTCCTGTTCTGCTCGAACAGGGAGGTGGTTTCCGCGAACTCTTCAAAGAAGTGAATGAAGTACTGGCTTAAAAACGATTCGCAGCGCAGGTTACACAAGGTGAAACTGGGAATAATATAAAGATGCCCGGGCTCCAGCACGATTTTCTTTTTCCCGTCCTGTATATAACCTTCTCCATCATCAATGTAATAAATCCGGTAATAAGGACTGAGTACGTTGGGATAGTTCCACTTCTCGCTCAGCTTTACATGGTCCACATGCAGCAGGGAGAAGCTGTGTTTCAATACTCTTTTGTTCATAGATGCAAGCGTTTGAAAAAAGGGGTAAAAGTCTCTTTTGTATAAAGGAAAGTCTTTTTAGGATAAATATAGAATGTGAAGGGTGAATATTTTTGTAAAGTTGATAATGCTAAATGCATTGCATTGGTTCTACCGGAAACGGATACCTGAATTTGAATATTGTATTGTTCAGATAGCGGGAATGTATAACCATTTGTAAAGCACAGTTTGTACGATTGCCGGTTGCTGTATGGCTCCTCACCCAGGATCCACAGTTCTTTGGATCTTTTAATCGGATAGTAATTTATTTTTTGTGCCGGGTAGTTTTGCGGTGGTGATAGTTTGGGTCACATTGTTTTTTTAAAGTAGTAATAAATGAGCGCGTTTTTAGCTGCGGAATGGCCAGGGATATGTTTCGGAACAAGCGGATTGGGTAATTTATTTACAGCGCTTCCATTTGAAACGAAACAGGCTATTGTAGGCGCGAGTATCGAATGTACCAGTGGGAAAACCATTTTCGACTCCGCGGGAAAGTATGGTGCGGGACTTGCGCTGGAAGTACTGGGCGATTGTTTTGCCGCCATGCAGGCCGATCCCGCGAAAGTGGTGGTCAGCAATAAGCTTGGCTGGTACAGGACTGCTTTGAAAACAGCGGAGCCCACCTTTGAGCCCGGGGTATGGAAAGACCTTCAGCACGACGCGGTACAGCGCATCAGCTATAACGGCATACTGGAGTGTTTTGAACAGGGAAATGAATTGTTGAAGGGCTACATTCCGCAAATGGTTTCCGTGCACGATCCCGACGAATACCTGGCGGGGGCTGCGAACGATGTTCATGCCCATGCGCGGTTTGATGATATACTGAACGCTTACCAGGCCTTGCGTGACCTGAAAGACAAAGGAAAGGTGAGCATGATTGGTGTAGGCGCGAAAGACTGGCGCGTGATCAGGCGCATCGCTGAATATGTTGACCTGGACTGGATCATGATCGCGAACAGCATGACGGTAAAAAGTCATCCTGCCGAGCTGCTGGATTTTATCGCCGCGGCTTATAGCAAAGGAATTCGTGTAATTAATTCCGCTGTTTTTCATTCCGGCTTCCTGGTGGGCGGCGCGTATTACGATTACAGGTTGGTGGGCGGTGTTCAGTCCGGTGATCTTGAATTGCTGACCTGGCGGCGCCGTTTCTTTGAGTTATGCGATGAATTCAATGTAAAGCCCGCGGCGGCATGCGTGCAATTTGCGGTTGGGGTTCCCGGTGTTGTGAGCATTG
Proteins encoded in this region:
- a CDS encoding helix-turn-helix transcriptional regulator: MNKRVLKHSFSLLHVDHVKLSEKWNYPNVLSPYYRIYYIDDGEGYIQDGKKKIVLEPGHLYIIPSFTLCNLRCESFLSQYFIHFFEEFAETTSLFEQNRKVFKIPARDVDVQNIRQLLKSNPGRGINRSDNPRAYEKKDYYTHYEELNEKVSDAVYLESQGILLQLISRFMHSNEFAASNVASSPSKILEAISYIHVNLKENLTVHTIAKEVNLHHDYFSRLFLQFTGERPLNYIHNKRIQRAQYLIATTDLSYNSIAEETGFENTPYFCRIFKKITKVTPGEYKKLNNVSLTSR
- a CDS encoding family 43 glycosylhydrolase yields the protein MRRRLIPFFLSATLLTTFSALAQTSKKKQSANDKKYQAYLFTYFKGNAKRDEAICFALSKDGYTYHALNNNMPLIRSEEISKTGGVRDPHILRGADGKTFYMVVTDMVSANGWSSNRGMVLLRSNDLINWTSKAIDIQQTYPGQEDLERVWAPQTIYDAQAKKYMVYWSMKYKGGTDKIYYAYANKDFTGFEEAPKELFVSPGNKSCIDADIIEKDGVFHLFYKTEGDGNGIKKAVSKKLTGGYVQQDRYLQQTKEAVEGSGIFKLNDGSGYIMMYDMYTSGKYQFTHTSDLENFKVVDQNISMDFHPRHGTVMPITEKEAQALTAKWYSPLALLKSASSPSIKPINTVIDTAAKTVQFTAMPNADKRNISLKFAPLPGTSVQPATLNFTTAKTPVTVTTGGKKTTYQASLKFSHNPVLRGFYADPEVLYSEKTGRYYIYPTSDGFDGWSGTYFKVFSSPDLVNWTDSGKIIQLGSDVQWANRNAWAPCIVEKKINGVYKYFYYFTAAQKIGVAVADNPTGPFKDLGTPLIAGHPEGISGGQEIDPDVFTDPVSGKSYLYWGNGYMAGAELNDDMTSINKSTLRIMTPTNDFREGAYVFYRKGKYYFLWSQNDTRDADYQVRYGTSDSPLGKISFSKDNLILIQDKEKGIFGTGHNSVLQIPGKDEWYIVYHRFNYPNGIHMGGAAGFNREVCIDKMLFNEDGSIQKVVPTHEGVQPLR
- a CDS encoding aldo/keto reductase; the protein is MSAFLAAEWPGICFGTSGLGNLFTALPFETKQAIVGASIECTSGKTIFDSAGKYGAGLALEVLGDCFAAMQADPAKVVVSNKLGWYRTALKTAEPTFEPGVWKDLQHDAVQRISYNGILECFEQGNELLKGYIPQMVSVHDPDEYLAGAANDVHAHARFDDILNAYQALRDLKDKGKVSMIGVGAKDWRVIRRIAEYVDLDWIMIANSMTVKSHPAELLDFIAAAYSKGIRVINSAVFHSGFLVGGAYYDYRLVGGVQSGDLELLTWRRRFFELCDEFNVKPAAACVQFAVGVPGVVSIALNTTDPSRVPGNVGLVENRLPESFWQALKEHKLIDFIPVF
- a CDS encoding DUF6055 domain-containing protein codes for the protein MRYYCTLILLCLTLIVSAQKQIYIPHVFTTDPALSTWSYSRSAQSENFVCFWGPVVGEHPETYADPNLRFTPAQVLDTLEKVYEKFVHEIKFCNDDTSTNLGKYKIIIVMNDTWPPGGPTGWAFGSSYDDVIGAMWVHPNATRDGAVLSHELTHSLQGQNNIDRNRVGGFRNPSTGAIWETHANFMRLQMYPQFAKEDASRWMATRSFQFSSTRHHYCAFNLLLTIQELDSLGMVNRLWYESAADEHPLMTYRRLKGWTQTQLNDFIWQYAKRDVIADYKVLGTGDIIRAERRRLQDAEPHNLWRQYTVLKRVNDSTPRYVVQDYEAPQDYGYNIIPLHPTCANRMVKLKFKGHAEAAGAGWRYGFVAVKADGKTARYSASYSAPEAEVSFAMQEDETALYLVVAGAPSSHTTYVWEAGFPKIKRFPYEISVANAVPEGHQSGYRDEFRSAGHIHANGGGWVSNSATVDASVFVGPQALVRGTSRLTGNVRVEGTAWVENAVLTDNVVVSGNGRIFSGSFSGNVQVTDNAVLNYCNASGRVVVKQNALLWGATLGNGVVVGGDAEIGNCNTTGVYLQTPDFNNGRTACDGKGATDLSNIDINPAYTLFSNEAMAISEVPPCIPAAFVQNLALSATPSTSYVSPWESLAAVKDGYTPAGSGDRGHGVYGNWNNPNSFQWVQYEWPQAHLINKMDVYWFDDNNGVRTPDTAYAEYWKDGAWVALGSVPVQRNVFNTVLPGNISTDKIRLSMRSNTQSTGIIEWRVWGADSVLPAPGYQLMSFAGTRTDGANQLQWETIADDSVTQYELEYGTDSIHFMKVGTVSKNGAQSYQVVHASNSGNSYYRLRQVFSSGTSVYSAVVKISTVVENLAMQAIPSTSYVSPWESLAAVNDGFTPLRSNDKAHGAYGNWYNPASLQWVAYEWPANCVMDKAEIYWFDDGGGVRTPTTAYLEYWNDTAWVHVADVPLVKDTFNTVPLHGLNASRLRVVMKNELESTGILEFRVWGYFSIPVADRLAILHKDPAYDKSVDNTIHNHLQIENKTGEAIPYKELSIRYWLTAEEFAAMTQLYTDYAQIGTNKVKMSYRKLSAPREGAYGYLEYRFDSTAGFLSANGNSGPIQTWAAKSNWTNFEKTNDYSYAPAANYTVNNRITVYQNEVLVGGTEPSEIPLVNSLKAYSRNAGNAANTIATFVKLNNEGNVPVSYQDITLRYWFTADGGSTVNYYLDHAAMGNAYVKGKIVKTAIPLNGADTYLELSFTAPDSLYPASTTGNIQQRMAKSNWSAFNQVNDHSFRPEDIFGENVHLTVYLKGQLVYGTEPAALPAGIITANKTVTAPEDKGLSVQLMQNPVPGNEVGVQVSGAAGRRLDIVLTDAAGRILGVRKIQAAAVFEKQRLLLPGQAAGIYFIKVMMGNETRTLQVIRL